A region of Solanum dulcamara chromosome 7, daSolDulc1.2, whole genome shotgun sequence DNA encodes the following proteins:
- the LOC129896951 gene encoding UDP-glucose 6-dehydrogenase 4-like: MVKICCIGAGYVGGPTMAVIALKCPSIEVAVVDISVPRITAWNSDHLPIYEPGLEDIVKECRGRNLFFSTDVEKHVCEADIVFVSVNTPTKTTGLGAGKAADLTYWESAARMIADVSKSDKIVVEKSTVPVKTAEAIERILTHNSKGINFQILSNPEFLAEGTAIEDLFKPDRVLIGGRETPGGQKAIQALKDVYAQWVPEDCIITTNLWSAELSKLAANAFLAQRISSVNAMSALCEATGANVSEVSYAVGKDSRIRPKFLNASVGFGGSCFQKDILNLVYICECNGLPEVAEYWKQVIKINDYQKIRFVNRVVASMFNTVSGKKVAILGFAFKKDTGDTRETPAIDVCKGLLGDKAKLSIYDPQVNEDQIQRDLAMNKFDWDHPVHLQPMSPTSVKQVSVVWDAYTATKDAHAVCILTEWDGFKSLDYKKIYDNMQKPAFIFDGRNVVDAEKLREIGYIVYAIGKPLDAWLKDMPAVV; this comes from the coding sequence ATGGTGAAGATTTGTTGTATAGGAGCTGGATATGTAGGTGGCCCCACCATGGCCGTCATTGCACTCAAATGTCCCTCCATTGAAGTGGCTGTTGTGGATATTTCTGTGCCTCGCATCACAGCCTGGAACAGTGACCATCTCCCTATCTATGAGCCAGGCCTTGAGGATATAGTCAAGGAATGTCGAGGCAGGAATCTCTTCTTTAGCACAGATGTGGAGAAACATGTGTGTGAGGCTGATATAGTTTTTGTTTCTGTTAACACTCCAACCAAGACTACAGGCCTTGGAGCAGGCAAGGCTGCTGATCTGACTTACTGGGAGAGTGCAGCTCGCATGATTGCTGATGTCTCAAAATCTGACAAAATAGTTGTTGAGAAATCAACTGTCCCAGTCAAAACTGCTGAGGCAATTGAGAGGATTTTGACCCACAACAGCAAGGGAATTAACTTCCAAATCCTGTCAAACCCTGAGTTTCTTGCAGAGGGGACTGCAATCGAAGACCTTTTTAAGCCTGACAGAGTCTTAATTGGAGGACGCGAAACTCCAGGAGGCCAGAAGGCTATCCAAGCATTGAAGGATGTTTACGCCCAATGGGTTCCTGAAGATTGCATCATCACCACCAATTTGTGGTCTGCTGAGCTCTCAAAACTGGCTGCGAATGCATTTTTGGCGCAAAGAATCTCTTCTGTGAATGCCATGTCAGCTCTCTGCGAGGCTACTGGAGCTAATGTTTCAGAGGTGTCATATGCTGTTGGTAAGGACTCGAGGATTCGTCCCAAGTTTCTTAATGCTAGTGTTGGTTTCGGTGGCTCTTGCTTCCAGAAGGATATTCTGAATCTGGTTTACATTTGCGAATGTAATGGTCTTCCAGAGGTGGCTGAATACTGGAAACAGGTAATCAAGATCAATGACTATCAGAAGATTCGTTTTGTCAATCGCGTTGTTGCCTCCATGTTCAACACTGTATCAGGCAAGAAAGTGGCTATTCTAGGTTTTGCTTTCAAGAAAGATACTGGTGATACTCGGGAGACCCCTGCAATTGATGTTTGCAAGGGACTGTTGGGAGACAAGGCTAAGCTGAGCATATATGACCCTCAGGTTAACGAGGACCAAATCCAAAGGGACCTTGCAATGAACAAGTTTGATTGGGATCATCCAGTTCACCTCCAGCCAATGAGTCCGACTAGTGTGAAACAAGTTTCAGTCGTCTGGGATGCCTACACCGCGACAAAGGATGCTCATGCTGTTTGCATACTTACAGAGTGGGATGGATTCAAGAGTCTCGATTACAAGAAGATATATGATAACATGCAGAAACCTGCTTTCATATTTGATGGTAGGAACGTTGTTGACGcggagaagcttagagagattGGATATATTGTCTATGCAATTGGTAAACCACTGGATGCCTGGCTCAAGGACATGCCTGCTGTTGTTTGA